In Solanum pennellii chromosome 3, SPENNV200, a single window of DNA contains:
- the LOC107015048 gene encoding aluminum-activated malate transporter 4-like — MAAAGNAYLGSLKQSFHETSKERLLLLRKGYSDLSVGGGGFTGNENFLERIRYRVSEYCNNVKQAASKAVKMGRSDPRKIIFSAKVGFALALVSILIFFKEPIPYIGSHSIWAILTVVVVFEFSIGATLNKGFNRALGTFSAGGLALGIAELSLMAGGFREILIVISVFIAGFCATYMKLYPPLKEYEYGFRVFLLTYCIVLVSGTSDFVKTAVSRLLLIGVGAAVCLVINICIFPIWAGEDLHKLVVKNFKGVATSLEGCVNDYLQCLEYDRIPSKILLYQASDDPIYSGYRAAVESTSQEASLLAFAVWEPPHGRYRMLNYPWVEYTRVSGALRHCAFMIMAMHGCILSEIQAASELRRTFMKEIRRVGTEGAKVIRLLGEKVEKMEKLSPGDPLKDVHEAAEDLQLLIDQKSYLLVNAENWESSKRPKKFEDPERLQELKDNEPKPMVINSLSEATLHLRSAHTLKHMDTLNPNVSVNFSTSQWGSSADVFAQQTMWPSRLSLIGDVILNEREVRTFESASTLSLSTFTSLLIEFVARLQNLLHAFQELSEKAKFKEPVDTKEATTL; from the exons ATGGCAGCAGCAGGCAATGCATATCTGGGTTCATTGAAGCAGAGCTTCCATGAAACAAGCAAAGAAAGATTGTTACTACTCAGAAAAGGCTACTCAGACTTGAGTGTAGGTGGTGGTGGTTTTACTGGAAACGAGAACTTTCTAGAACGTATTCGTTATCGAGTTTCTGAGTACTGTAACAATGTCAAACAAGCTGCAAGTAAAGCAGTTAAAATGGGTCGAAGTGATCCGAGAAAGATTATCTTTTCTGCTAAAGTGGGTTTTGCTCTTGCCCTTGTTTCGATTctcattttcttcaaagaacCCATACCCTATATTGGTAGCCACTCCATTTGGGCGATTCTTACCGTTGTCGTCGTTTTTGAATTCAGCATAG GGGCGACGCTTAACAAAGGATTTAACAGGGCTTTGGGGACATTTTCTGCTGGAGGATTAGCTTTGGGCATTGCAGAACTGTCTCTTATGGCTGGAGGATTTCGAGAGATTTTGATTGTGATCAGTGTATTTATTGCAG GATTTTGTGCGACTTATATGAAATTGTATCCTCCACTGAAGGAGTATGAATATGGATTCCGGGTCTTCTTATTGACATATTGTATAGTGCTAGTATCGGGGACTTCGGATTTTGTAAAGACAGCTGTTTCTCGATTGTTGCTTATTGGGGTTGGAGCTGCTGTTTGTTTGGTTATAAATATATGCATCTTCCCCATTTGGGCTGGTGAAGATTTGCACAAATTGGTGGTGAAAAACTTTAAGGGTGTCGCTACTTCTTTGGAAG GTTGTGTCAATGACTATTTGCAATGTCTTGAATACGATAGGATACCATCAAAAATTCTTCTTTACCAGGCATCTGATGATCCTATCTACAGTGGTTACAGGGCTGCTGTAGAGTCTACCAGCCAAGAAGCTTCTCTG TTAGCTTTTGCTGTGTGGGAACCCCCTCATGGACGTTACAGAATGCTCAATTATCCTTGGGTTGAATATACTAGAGTCAGTGGTGCACTACGGCATTGTGCTTTCATGATAATGGCAATGCATGGATGTATTCTTTCGGAAATACAG GCAGCATCTGAATTAAGGCGGACTTTTATGAAGGAGATTCGGAGAGTTGGGACTGAAGGAGCTAAAGTGATAAGACTGCTTGGGGAGAAAGTTGAAAAGATGGAAAAACTAAGCCCCGGAGATCCTCTCAAAGATGTTCATGAAGCTGCTGAGGATCTCCAATTGTTGATTGACCAAAAATCTTATCTTTTGGTTAATGCAGAGAATTGGGAAAGTTCAAAAAGACCTAAGAAGTTTGAAGATCCTGAACGCCTACAAGAGCTTAAGGACAATGAACCTAAACCAATGGTAATTAACTCCCTTAGTGAAGCAACTCTCCATCTAAGGTCTGCTCACACATTGAAACACATGGATACTCTTAATCCAAATGTAAGTGTCAACTTTTCTACTTCACAATGGGGTTCCTCAGCAGATGTATTCGCGCAGCAGACAATGTGGCCTTCACGGCTTTCACTTATTGGAGATGTGATTTTAAATGAACGTGAAGTACGGACTTTTGAAAGTGCTAGTACATTATCACTGTCAACATTTACGTCCTTGTTGATTGAGTTTGTTGCAAGACTTCAGAATCTTCTACATGCATTTCAAGAGCTCAGTGAAAAGGCAAAATTTAAGGAACCTGTAGATACAAAAGAGGCAACTACTCTTTGA
- the LOC107015049 gene encoding transmembrane protein 120 homolog has product MGDRDFITTAVGQNSVERDFVEEASRIVEQAKELQDAASSLISRTTREEDSLRQKAKSLDSSVQGLRSAVRKSKLDPNQAEKLEEELFKASYVLSEGDAAAFLPSKSHGGFLRMFLGPINVRANRKDVQLKVKEEYNSFRDRTAYLFLLFPSVLLVLRSWMWDGCLPALPVQLYQAWLLYLYTGLALRENILRANGSDIRPWWIKHHYCAMAMALISLTWEIEREPNCSQKQRGVQLFLKWAIMQGVAMLLQNRYQRQRLYTRIALGKARRMDVVWGETAGVDGQLLLLFPVLFILQGFEAYVGVLLLKTAFIGVVSEWQVVTCGILLIIMAAGNFANTVKTLVTKSRVKAKMKRGKSKQDLKSESPAKSSGSGVSGPV; this is encoded by the exons ATGGGGGATAGGGATTTTATTACTACGGCGGTGGGACAGAATTCGGTGGAACGAGATTTTGTGGAAGAAGCTTCTAGAATCGTTGAACAAGCTAAGGAGTTGCAAGACGCAGCTTCTTCTTTGATCTCCAGAACTACTCGTGAAGAGGATTCGTTAAGGCAGAAAGCGAAGTCGCTTGATTCGTCCGTTCAGGGGCTTCGTTCAGCTGTAAGGAAGAGTAAATTGGATCCTAATCAAGCTGAAAAG ttGGAAGAGGAATTGTTTAAAGCTAGTTATGTATTGAGTGAGGGAGATGCTGCAGCTTTTCTTCCGAGCAAATCTCATG GAGGGTTTTTGAGGATGTTTTTGGGGCCAATCAATGTTCGTGCTAATAGAAAGGATGTGCAACTGAAAGTGAAAGAGGAATATAATAGTTTCAGG GATAGGACAGCATATCTATTCCTTCTTTTCCCATCTGTGCTACTAGTCTTGAGGTCTTGGATGTGGGATGGATGTTTACCAGCATTGCCAGTCCAACTTTACCAG GCCTGGTTGCTTTACCTCTACACAGGTTTGGCTCTGCGAGAGAACATTTTGAGAGCGAATGGAAGTGATATTCGTCCATG GTGGATAAAACATCACTACTGTGCTATGGCCATGGCACTTATAAGTCTTACCTGGGAAATAGAAAGAGAACCTAACTGTTCACAGAAGCAG AGGGGTGTGCAACTGTTCCTGAAATGGGCTATCATGCAAGGTGTTGCAATGCTCCTTCAGAATAGATATCAGAGACAAAGACTGTACACTCGTATTGCATTAGGAAAG GCCAGGAGAATGGATGTTGTGTGGGGAGAGACTGCTGGAGTAGATGGTCAATTATTGTTGCTCTTCCCTGTACTATTTATCTTGCAG GGATTTGAAGCATATGTTGGAGTCTTGTTGCTTAAGACAGCATTCATTGGTGTTGTTTCTGAGTGGCAG GTTGTTACCTGTGGGATCCTTCTGATTATCATGGCAGCTGGGAATTTTGCCAACACAGTGAAGACTCTTGTGACAAAGTCTCGTGTTAAAGCCAAAATGAAGAGAGGTAAAAGTAAACAAGATCTGAAATCTGAATCTCCCGCCAAAAGTTCGGGATCGGGTGTGTCTGGTCCAGTCTAG